In the Desulfuromonadaceae bacterium genome, one interval contains:
- the accD gene encoding acetyl-CoA carboxylase, carboxyltransferase subunit beta, translated as MSWFHIKKAPIESVEAKNVRMPEGLWTKCKNCNEIIYSKEIERNLNVCPKCTYHFRISARERIALTVDEGSFVEMDAAMESTDFLNFKDAKKYKDRIKTAVKKSGGGDAVICGEGMIHGVPAVLAVFEFGFMGGSMGAVVGEKITRAIERGLANRAPVLIFSSSGGARMQESILSLMQMAKTSAALAKLKAAGIPFLSILTDPTTGGVTASFAMLGDLNIAEPRALIGFAGPRVIEQTIRQKLPEGFQRSEYLLEHGMVDMIIPRAEMKERLAQILRVFTKS; from the coding sequence ATGTCCTGGTTTCATATCAAGAAGGCACCGATCGAGTCGGTTGAAGCAAAGAATGTCAGGATGCCCGAAGGGCTCTGGACGAAGTGCAAAAACTGCAATGAGATTATCTACAGCAAGGAAATTGAGCGCAATCTCAATGTGTGCCCGAAGTGCACCTATCATTTTCGCATCAGTGCGCGCGAGAGGATTGCATTAACGGTCGATGAAGGCTCGTTTGTCGAGATGGACGCCGCGATGGAGTCGACCGATTTCCTCAATTTCAAAGATGCAAAAAAATACAAGGACCGGATCAAGACGGCGGTTAAAAAAAGTGGTGGTGGCGATGCGGTGATCTGCGGCGAGGGGATGATTCACGGTGTCCCGGCGGTTCTGGCCGTTTTTGAATTCGGTTTCATGGGGGGGAGCATGGGCGCGGTTGTTGGCGAGAAAATCACCCGCGCCATCGAACGGGGGCTGGCGAATCGCGCCCCGGTGCTGATCTTTTCTTCGTCCGGCGGGGCGCGGATGCAGGAGAGTATTTTATCGCTGATGCAGATGGCCAAGACCAGTGCGGCGCTGGCCAAATTGAAGGCGGCCGGGATCCCGTTTCTGTCGATTCTGACCGATCCCACCACCGGTGGGGTCACCGCCAGCTTCGCCATGCTCGGGGATCTGAATATTGCCGAGCCCCGTGCGTTGATCGGTTTTGCCGGCCCGCGGGTTATCGAACAGACGATCCGCCAGAAACTCCCCGAAGGATTCCAGCGCAGCGAATATCTGCTCGAACACGGGATGGTCGACATGATCATTCCGCGGGCGGAAATGAAAGAGCGTCTCGCCCAGATTCTGCGTGTTTTCACAAAGAGCTGA
- a CDS encoding bifunctional folylpolyglutamate synthase/dihydrofolate synthase codes for MTGQRSLEYLYGLQRFGIKLGLDNIRQLLLRLDRPDSAFPIIHIAGSNGKGSVAVALATMLRLSGYRVGLYTSPHLHHFGERIRVDGVPLAVDDLVRLTDRLRAQVGDLPVTFFELTTAMALTRFRECNVDIAILEVGMGGRLDATNAVTPLLCAITPICLDHAAYLGNDLATIAGEKGGIIKPEIPVVLGKQPPLAEQRLRVLAARQGAPLLCYGEDYRVIDTGETFTWQGPGGTLAGLTAGLAGAHQRDNLAQALCLAALLRERGFSLAATQLRRAVSETVWPGRLEWVDGAPGVLIDGAHNAGGAATLAAYLARHGARVHWVAAIKADKNCAEIIVPLLPFAASVICPPLPVEAGIDPQALSAAVTGYGTSSHTALDVAGALAAAQAACCENEIVLVAGSLFLAAAAREILIGTEARCA; via the coding sequence GTGACCGGTCAGCGGAGTCTGGAGTATCTGTACGGGCTGCAGCGGTTCGGAATCAAGCTGGGGCTCGACAATATCCGGCAACTGCTGCTCCGGCTCGACCGCCCCGATTCTGCTTTTCCGATCATCCACATCGCCGGGAGCAACGGCAAAGGCTCTGTTGCCGTGGCGCTGGCGACAATGCTGCGCCTGTCGGGCTACCGGGTCGGTCTCTATACCTCCCCCCACCTCCATCATTTCGGTGAACGTATTCGGGTCGACGGTGTGCCGTTGGCGGTAGACGATCTGGTGCGTCTGACCGATCGCTTGCGCGCACAGGTCGGCGACCTTCCCGTCACCTTCTTTGAGCTGACCACCGCCATGGCGCTGACCCGCTTTCGCGAGTGCAATGTCGATATTGCCATCCTCGAAGTCGGCATGGGGGGGAGACTTGACGCAACCAACGCGGTTACCCCGCTGCTGTGTGCGATTACGCCGATCTGCCTCGACCATGCGGCCTATCTCGGTAACGATCTGGCCACGATTGCCGGCGAAAAAGGCGGGATTATCAAGCCCGAAATCCCCGTGGTTCTGGGGAAACAACCGCCGCTTGCAGAACAACGACTCAGGGTGTTGGCGGCGCGGCAAGGTGCCCCGCTGTTGTGTTACGGCGAGGATTATCGCGTGATCGACACGGGTGAAACTTTCACCTGGCAGGGACCGGGGGGGACGCTGGCGGGGTTGACAGCGGGGCTGGCCGGAGCGCATCAGCGGGACAATCTGGCGCAGGCCCTGTGTCTCGCCGCGCTGCTCCGCGAGCGCGGTTTTTCCCTCGCCGCTACGCAGCTGCGCCGCGCGGTCAGTGAGACGGTCTGGCCGGGACGTCTGGAGTGGGTCGATGGCGCCCCCGGCGTGTTGATCGACGGTGCCCATAATGCAGGGGGTGCCGCGACTTTGGCGGCCTATCTGGCCCGGCACGGGGCCAGGGTGCACTGGGTGGCCGCGATCAAGGCGGACAAGAACTGTGCGGAGATTATCGTGCCACTTTTGCCCTTTGCAGCGTCGGTGATCTGTCCGCCGTTGCCGGTCGAAGCCGGTATCGACCCACAGGCATTGAGCGCCGCAGTGACGGGGTACGGAACTTCTTCCCACACCGCTTTGGATGTTGCCGGAGCACTCGCTGCAGCCCAGGCAGCCTGTTGCGAAAACGAGATTGTTCTGGTTGCCGGATCCCTTTTTCTGGCCGCCGCCGCGCGTGAAATTTTGATTGGAACCGAGGCACGATGCGCCTGA
- the lptD gene encoding LPS assembly protein LptD has protein sequence MRLKKYLFMGGLMCVALLLFIVPAVSAADEGAVALSADTLDFDREAGVYQARGDVQLKYSGMEMTSREMIWNAETREAQARGAVALRDSTTELNAERVTLRLNDKTASVTNGRLKFLGSGVRISGDQIEKTGEANYLITNGTFTACPGDPPAWKFSLDELDVTVGGYAVGKHGFFYLRDIPVLYLPYLFYPVKSERESGFMLPGFGFSDRKGYQLSLAWYQVIGRNLDATFSVDYFSRLGYGKGVEYRYLLGRDNSGEARLYHVNATNAAADNRYAGSWRHQGVLPGQVRLSADLHYVSANDFYADFGEAAGDYNRAQLESTLYAGRTWGLLNLSGGFNYLRDLENDNDTTVQRLPEMRLAAIRRQLARTPLWWRFDGETTYFWRRSGMKGLRLGVRPALATVVRPGGFFTFESEVAWLERVYQTSAAGPGAEHQGVFDGRMALSTRLLRDFSRPGSSLGLLRHEIEPELSYHFIPDDDQSHLPDFDTNDRLEPRNRLRFSLTNRVAGRFSREQGNSWRELLQLRLAQEFDLNEKRREPQSANDQRRPWLPLEMEALLRPTDFSFIDLDLAYDHSAEQGGFYKKFAAFNLRGELHAAGENRLSVEYRYSRDALEYVGGEVAFDWLQPLLLTYRHRYALDNNRTLERFVAAEYRGECWTLRLSLRNRPDDRNIYLTFELSGLDALSDFGGY, from the coding sequence ATGCGCCTGAAAAAATATCTTTTCATGGGTGGGCTGATGTGTGTTGCGCTGCTGCTTTTCATTGTGCCAGCGGTGAGCGCAGCAGACGAAGGTGCCGTTGCCCTCTCCGCTGATACCCTCGATTTTGACCGCGAGGCGGGGGTTTACCAGGCACGGGGTGATGTGCAGTTGAAATATTCCGGGATGGAGATGACATCCCGGGAAATGATCTGGAATGCGGAAACTCGCGAGGCTCAGGCGCGCGGAGCTGTTGCGTTGCGAGACAGTACCACAGAGCTGAACGCCGAGCGGGTCACACTGCGTCTCAACGACAAGACCGCGTCAGTAACGAACGGTCGGCTGAAATTTTTAGGGAGCGGGGTGCGGATCAGCGGTGATCAGATCGAAAAGACCGGTGAAGCGAACTATCTGATAACGAATGGCACCTTTACCGCCTGTCCCGGCGACCCTCCGGCGTGGAAATTTTCGCTTGATGAACTGGATGTGACGGTCGGTGGCTATGCGGTTGGCAAACATGGTTTTTTCTATCTGCGTGACATTCCGGTTCTCTACCTGCCATATCTGTTCTACCCGGTAAAAAGTGAACGTGAATCGGGGTTTATGCTGCCCGGATTTGGTTTCTCGGACCGCAAGGGGTATCAGTTGTCACTGGCCTGGTACCAGGTCATCGGCCGGAATCTTGATGCCACCTTCTCGGTTGATTACTTCTCGCGGCTCGGTTACGGCAAGGGGGTGGAATATCGTTATCTGCTTGGTCGTGACAACAGCGGCGAAGCGCGTCTTTACCATGTCAATGCCACCAACGCCGCCGCCGATAATCGTTACGCCGGGAGCTGGCGTCATCAGGGGGTATTGCCCGGCCAGGTACGGTTAAGCGCTGATCTGCATTACGTCAGCGCAAACGATTTTTATGCTGATTTTGGTGAGGCGGCGGGCGATTACAACCGTGCCCAGCTTGAATCAACCCTTTATGCCGGGCGGACCTGGGGACTGTTGAACCTCTCCGGTGGTTTCAATTATCTGCGCGACCTGGAGAACGATAACGACACGACTGTGCAACGTTTGCCGGAGATGCGGCTGGCCGCCATTCGCCGACAGCTTGCGCGGACACCGCTGTGGTGGCGTTTTGACGGAGAGACAACCTACTTCTGGCGTCGCAGCGGGATGAAGGGGCTTCGTCTGGGGGTGCGCCCGGCGCTGGCGACAGTGGTTCGACCGGGAGGTTTTTTTACCTTCGAGAGCGAGGTCGCCTGGCTGGAGCGCGTCTATCAGACCTCGGCAGCCGGTCCCGGTGCGGAACATCAGGGGGTGTTTGACGGGCGCATGGCGCTGAGTACGCGCTTGCTCCGGGACTTTTCCCGTCCCGGCTCGTCCCTTGGTCTGCTCCGCCACGAAATAGAACCAGAACTGAGCTATCACTTTATTCCGGATGATGATCAGTCACACCTCCCCGATTTCGACACTAATGACCGGCTTGAGCCGCGCAATCGGTTGCGGTTCAGTCTTACCAACCGGGTGGCGGGGCGTTTCAGTCGTGAGCAGGGAAACAGCTGGCGGGAACTGTTGCAACTTCGGCTGGCACAGGAATTTGATCTTAATGAAAAGCGTCGTGAGCCGCAAAGTGCGAACGATCAGCGCCGCCCCTGGTTGCCGCTGGAGATGGAGGCGCTGCTGCGGCCAACCGATTTCAGTTTTATCGATCTTGACCTTGCTTACGATCACTCTGCCGAGCAAGGCGGTTTTTACAAAAAATTCGCCGCGTTCAACCTGCGCGGCGAACTCCACGCTGCGGGCGAAAACCGGTTGAGTGTCGAATACCGCTATTCCCGCGACGCGCTGGAATATGTGGGAGGGGAAGTGGCGTTCGACTGGTTGCAACCGCTGCTGCTGACCTATCGTCATCGTTACGCGCTGGACAACAACCGGACCCTGGAACGGTTCGTTGCCGCCGAGTATCGCGGCGAGTGCTGGACGTTGCGGCTGTCGTTGCGCAACCGTCCCGATGATCGCAATATATACCTGACGTTTGAACTGAGCGGTCTTGATGCGTTGAGCGATTTCGGCGGGTACTAG
- a CDS encoding uracil-DNA glycosylase: MDLRLTGLAGCRVCTRLCAYLDKLPARRGWSRGDYVNGPVPGFGDSQARVGLVGLAPGAHGANRTGRPFTGDGAGDFMYPLLHQVGFASQPEAIAAVDGLQLNDLYITNAVKCAPPENKPSAAEFAACRSFLKAEFACMPQLKVIVLLGQGAFTSYLRMLKADRVIDRLTDFPFAHGAVYRPRCGPVLVASYHTSRYNVQTGRMTAPLFLALLAQVRELLDEESGAEKTVEKPLSLN; encoded by the coding sequence ATGGACCTTCGGCTGACCGGACTGGCCGGGTGCCGCGTGTGCACACGGCTCTGCGCTTATCTGGACAAGCTGCCAGCCAGACGGGGCTGGAGCCGCGGCGACTATGTGAACGGGCCGGTACCCGGTTTCGGCGATTCCCAGGCGCGGGTGGGGCTGGTTGGTTTGGCACCCGGTGCCCACGGTGCGAACCGCACGGGGCGGCCCTTTACCGGTGACGGCGCGGGTGATTTTATGTATCCGCTCCTGCACCAGGTCGGGTTTGCCAGCCAGCCGGAGGCGATTGCGGCCGTCGACGGATTGCAGTTGAACGACCTCTACATTACCAATGCGGTAAAATGTGCGCCGCCGGAGAATAAACCGAGCGCCGCCGAGTTCGCTGCCTGTCGATCATTCTTGAAAGCCGAATTCGCCTGCATGCCGCAGTTGAAGGTAATTGTTTTGCTCGGGCAGGGGGCGTTTACCAGTTATTTACGGATGCTCAAGGCTGACCGGGTAATTGATCGACTGACCGATTTCCCTTTTGCTCACGGTGCCGTATATCGTCCGCGTTGCGGGCCGGTGCTGGTTGCGAGTTATCACACCAGCCGTTACAATGTCCAGACGGGGCGAATGACTGCTCCGCTTTTTCTCGCATTGCTGGCGCAGGTGCGGGAATTACTCGACGAGGAAAGTGGCGCAGAGAAAACGGTTGAAAAGCCTCTGTCATTGAATTAG
- a CDS encoding DEAD/DEAH box helicase: MKFTELDLPTEVLQGIAQTGFTDLTPVQEESIPLALLGKDVAAQAQTGTGKTAAFLISLFSRFLQRPKPTGIHPRALIMAPTRELVVQICDDAEKLGAFCPFKVQPIFGGVDYDKQRQALKDGVDVIVATPGRLIDYAKQGVFSFKNVEVVVIDEADRMFDMGFIKDLRYILRKLPPFDQRQTMLFSATLSARVMELAYEFMDLAEKVSIKPEQVTADRVEQLLYHASRREKFALLIGLMKKENGLEHVLLFVNTKKEAEYLVDRLKVNEIKAAVISGDIPQRKRMKILDDFKENRLHYLVATDVASRGLHIDGVTHVVNYDLPENADDYVHRIGRTARAGAFGKAISFADEDTVYYLPEIEEYIGSKIPSCMPTEEDLCWDYKRTPRRKTAPPERGGARGHSRGGRGAVAKPADKPPRRRRTSHKRTGGTPPPKS, translated from the coding sequence ATGAAGTTTACCGAACTTGATTTACCCACTGAAGTATTGCAGGGCATCGCCCAGACCGGATTTACTGACCTGACCCCGGTGCAGGAAGAATCAATCCCGCTGGCGCTGCTCGGCAAGGATGTCGCCGCCCAGGCACAGACCGGCACCGGAAAAACAGCGGCATTTCTGATTTCACTCTTCAGCCGCTTCCTCCAGCGGCCCAAGCCGACCGGGATTCACCCGCGCGCGTTGATTATGGCGCCAACCCGTGAACTGGTGGTGCAGATTTGCGACGATGCCGAGAAGCTGGGCGCGTTCTGCCCCTTTAAGGTGCAGCCGATTTTCGGTGGCGTCGATTACGATAAGCAGCGCCAGGCTCTCAAAGATGGCGTCGACGTGATCGTGGCCACGCCGGGGCGGTTGATCGATTATGCCAAACAGGGGGTCTTCTCCTTTAAAAATGTCGAGGTGGTGGTCATCGATGAGGCTGACCGGATGTTTGACATGGGGTTTATCAAAGACTTGCGTTACATTCTGCGTAAGCTGCCCCCCTTCGATCAGCGCCAGACGATGCTTTTTTCCGCAACGTTGTCGGCACGGGTGATGGAGCTTGCCTACGAGTTCATGGACCTGGCCGAGAAGGTCAGTATCAAGCCGGAGCAGGTGACGGCGGATCGAGTTGAACAGCTACTCTATCACGCCTCCCGCCGCGAGAAATTTGCGCTGCTGATCGGGTTGATGAAGAAGGAAAACGGCCTGGAGCACGTTTTACTCTTTGTCAATACCAAGAAAGAAGCGGAGTACCTGGTCGATCGTCTTAAAGTGAACGAGATCAAGGCAGCGGTCATTTCCGGTGATATCCCGCAACGCAAGCGGATGAAGATACTCGATGATTTCAAAGAAAACCGGCTGCATTATCTGGTCGCCACCGACGTAGCTTCGCGCGGTCTGCACATCGATGGTGTGACCCATGTGGTCAACTATGACCTGCCGGAGAATGCCGATGATTATGTGCATCGCATCGGGCGGACCGCCCGCGCCGGAGCGTTCGGCAAGGCGATCAGCTTCGCCGATGAAGACACGGTTTATTACCTGCCGGAGATTGAAGAATACATTGGCAGCAAAATCCCCAGCTGCATGCCCACCGAAGAAGATCTTTGCTGGGACTACAAACGGACCCCACGACGCAAAACAGCTCCCCCTGAGCGCGGCGGTGCGCGCGGTCACAGTCGCGGCGGGCGGGGCGCTGTGGCAAAGCCGGCGGATAAGCCTCCGCGCAGACGACGAACGTCACATAAAAGAACTGGCGGGACGCCCCCGCCGAAAAGTTAG
- a CDS encoding acylphosphatase: MSKQRVTVNVTGTVQGVNFRYITYRQALALGVAGWVKNLPDGSVQLCFEGEERAVKQLLDWLHVGPSSARVDKLTIQPEAYRGEFDCFEILR, encoded by the coding sequence ATGAGTAAACAACGCGTCACGGTCAACGTGACCGGAACAGTTCAGGGCGTCAACTTCCGCTATATCACCTACCGCCAGGCGCTGGCTCTCGGCGTCGCCGGGTGGGTCAAAAACCTGCCGGACGGCAGCGTTCAGCTTTGTTTTGAGGGGGAGGAAAGAGCCGTCAAGCAACTCCTCGACTGGCTGCACGTGGGACCGTCGAGCGCCCGGGTCGATAAATTGACCATTCAACCGGAAGCTTACCGCGGGGAATTCGATTGCTTTGAGATTTTGCGCTGA
- a CDS encoding 3',5'-cyclic-nucleotide phosphodiesterase yields the protein MKVQVLGNFGSRSPGHYTTALLLNDTFAVDAGTVALMLPIDQQVRVDDVLLTHAHLDHVADLPFLVDNVFISRSTPIRVWGPPQVLDVVHKHFFNNQVYPDFTVIPSGKPAVKLCPLVAGAVAEIAGLKIAWVEMNHTVYAAGYCISDGHATILVSGDTTTTEALWRMGHAVANLKLAFVETSFPNDMAALANLSGHLTPALLKEELAKLDRPEVPVLISHIKPQFREQIHRELHALCLPQVSILTGGEEFTL from the coding sequence ATGAAGGTTCAGGTCCTGGGAAACTTCGGCTCCCGTTCGCCGGGGCATTATACGACGGCGTTGCTACTCAACGACACGTTTGCGGTTGATGCCGGAACGGTGGCGCTGATGTTGCCGATCGACCAGCAGGTCAGGGTTGATGATGTGCTGTTGACGCATGCCCATCTCGATCACGTTGCCGATTTACCCTTTCTGGTCGATAATGTTTTTATTTCGCGTTCCACGCCGATTCGGGTTTGGGGACCCCCGCAGGTGCTGGATGTGGTGCATAAACATTTTTTCAATAATCAGGTTTATCCTGATTTTACCGTCATTCCCTCGGGCAAGCCTGCGGTCAAGCTTTGTCCGCTGGTTGCCGGGGCGGTCGCGGAAATAGCCGGGCTGAAAATCGCATGGGTGGAAATGAACCATACTGTCTACGCTGCCGGTTATTGTATTTCCGATGGGCATGCGACCATTCTGGTTTCCGGTGATACGACAACGACAGAGGCATTGTGGCGGATGGGGCATGCGGTGGCCAACCTGAAACTGGCCTTTGTGGAGACGTCGTTTCCCAATGATATGGCGGCATTGGCAAACCTTAGCGGTCACCTGACTCCGGCATTGCTCAAGGAAGAACTTGCTAAACTCGATCGACCCGAAGTGCCGGTTCTGATTTCACACATCAAACCGCAGTTTCGTGAGCAGATTCATCGTGAACTACACGCGCTTTGTCTGCCGCAAGTCAGCATTCTCACTGGGGGAGAAGAGTTCACTTTATGA
- a CDS encoding nucleotidyltransferase domain-containing protein: MQSREETLSVLRDQKVVLEARYGVTALGVFGSVARNQATATSDIDIVVQMREPNLFTLVHVKEELEEALHERVDHVHYRERMNAFLKSHIDREAIYV, from the coding sequence ATGCAGAGTCGAGAAGAGACATTATCCGTGTTGCGTGATCAGAAGGTTGTGCTGGAAGCCCGTTATGGAGTGACGGCTCTGGGGGTTTTCGGTTCAGTTGCGCGCAATCAGGCCACGGCAACGAGTGATATCGATATCGTGGTGCAGATGCGCGAGCCGAATCTTTTTACTCTGGTGCATGTCAAGGAGGAGTTGGAGGAGGCTTTGCACGAACGGGTTGATCATGTCCATTATCGGGAGCGGATGAATGCGTTTTTGAAAAGCCATATTGATCGTGAGGCGATCTATGTTTGA
- the trpB gene encoding tryptophan synthase subunit beta → MYNLPDERGHFGEFGGRYVAETLMPALIELEAAYRVALDDPQFHRDFSYYLKEYVGRPSPLYFAERLTAKLGGAKIYLKREDLNHTGAHKINNTVGQALLARRMGKKKVIAETGAGQHGVATATVAALFDLECEVFMGTEDIRRQSLNVFRMKLLGAKVNPVTSGTNTLKDAMNEALRHWVTHVRDTFYVIGTVAGPHPYPQLVRDFQAVIGEETKQQILAAEGRLPDVALACIGGGSNAMGMFYPFIKDQAVRLIGVEAAGLGVDTGKHAASIGAGAVGVLHGNKTFLLQDADGQINHAHSISAGLDYPGVGPEHAWLHECGRAEYVSITDQEALDAFQLLTQLEGIIPALESAHAIAHLMKLAPTLDRDAIIVVCLSGRGDKDIHTVADAMNFEL, encoded by the coding sequence ATGTACAACTTGCCGGATGAACGCGGCCATTTTGGCGAATTCGGTGGCCGCTACGTCGCCGAGACGCTGATGCCAGCACTGATCGAACTGGAAGCCGCCTATCGCGTGGCGCTGGACGACCCGCAATTCCACCGCGATTTTTCCTATTATCTCAAAGAATATGTCGGTCGGCCGAGTCCGCTCTATTTTGCGGAGCGGTTGACAGCAAAGCTTGGCGGGGCGAAAATCTATCTCAAACGCGAAGACCTGAATCACACCGGCGCGCACAAGATCAACAATACCGTGGGGCAGGCGCTGCTGGCGCGGCGCATGGGGAAGAAAAAGGTGATCGCCGAAACCGGGGCCGGTCAGCACGGGGTGGCGACGGCGACGGTGGCGGCGCTCTTTGATCTGGAGTGTGAAGTTTTTATGGGGACGGAGGATATCCGTCGCCAGTCGTTGAATGTCTTTCGCATGAAACTTTTGGGGGCGAAAGTCAACCCCGTCACCAGCGGCACCAACACCCTGAAAGACGCTATGAACGAGGCGTTGCGGCACTGGGTTACCCATGTGCGCGACACCTTTTATGTCATCGGCACGGTCGCCGGACCGCACCCCTATCCGCAACTGGTACGCGATTTTCAGGCGGTGATCGGCGAGGAAACAAAGCAGCAGATCCTTGCCGCTGAAGGGCGCTTGCCCGATGTCGCGCTGGCTTGTATCGGCGGTGGCTCGAACGCCATGGGGATGTTTTACCCCTTCATCAAAGATCAGGCGGTGCGGTTGATCGGGGTCGAGGCGGCCGGACTCGGTGTTGACACCGGCAAACATGCGGCCAGTATTGGTGCCGGTGCGGTCGGGGTGCTGCACGGCAACAAGACTTTCCTTTTGCAGGACGCTGACGGGCAGATCAATCACGCGCATTCGATTTCCGCCGGGCTCGATTACCCCGGAGTCGGACCGGAACACGCCTGGCTGCACGAGTGCGGTCGCGCCGAATATGTATCGATTACCGACCAGGAGGCGCTTGATGCGTTCCAGCTGCTGACCCAGCTGGAAGGGATCATCCCCGCGCTCGAAAGTGCCCACGCGATTGCGCACCTGATGAAACTGGCACCGACACTTGACCGCGACGCGATTATCGTCGTTTGTCTCTCCGGGCGCGGCGACAAGGATATTCACACCGTCGCCGACGCGATGAATTTTGAACTTTAA
- the trpA gene encoding tryptophan synthase subunit alpha: MSRIATTFDELRARGETALIPFITAGDPCLATTGELIHVLVEAGADLIEIGFPFSDPMADGPTIQAASERALAVGTTLPKILAMVRTAREHTNVPIILMGYYNPIFRYGGERFAKDAVAAGVDALLLVDLPPEEAAELQPYMRAAGLELITLLAPTTPPERRLKLASQAEGFIYYVSMTGVTGAQAVDAAAIATEVQQIKASCSTPVAVGFGITTPADAAAVGAFADAVVVGSALVKIIAAGGDTSALTKQVADFIRELKSALLA, from the coding sequence ATGAGTCGTATCGCGACAACATTTGATGAACTTCGCGCGCGGGGTGAAACGGCGCTGATTCCGTTTATTACTGCCGGAGATCCGTGCCTGGCGACGACCGGCGAGCTGATTCACGTCCTGGTTGAGGCGGGAGCTGATCTGATCGAAATCGGGTTTCCGTTTTCCGATCCGATGGCCGATGGGCCGACGATTCAGGCGGCTTCGGAACGGGCACTGGCGGTGGGGACGACGCTGCCGAAAATTTTGGCGATGGTGCGGACAGCGCGGGAACACACCAATGTGCCGATTATCCTGATGGGCTATTATAACCCCATCTTTCGCTATGGCGGCGAGCGCTTTGCCAAGGACGCTGTTGCCGCCGGGGTCGATGCGCTGTTGCTGGTCGATTTGCCCCCGGAGGAAGCGGCGGAGTTGCAGCCGTACATGCGCGCCGCCGGGCTTGAGCTGATCACCCTGCTGGCCCCGACAACCCCGCCGGAACGACGGCTGAAACTTGCGTCTCAGGCCGAAGGGTTTATTTATTATGTGTCGATGACCGGAGTGACCGGAGCACAAGCGGTCGATGCTGCCGCGATCGCCACTGAGGTGCAGCAGATCAAGGCCTCCTGTTCCACCCCGGTTGCTGTCGGTTTCGGTATCACCACTCCGGCGGACGCCGCTGCGGTCGGGGCCTTTGCCGATGCGGTGGTCGTTGGCAGTGCGTTGGTCAAAATTATTGCCGCCGGGGGCGATACGTCGGCATTAACGAAGCAAGTCGCCGATTTTATTCGCGAACTGAAAAGTGCCTTGCTGGCCTGA